A genomic window from Streptomyces broussonetiae includes:
- a CDS encoding AAA family ATPase encodes MGRAQGRRAARPVGSDSLLDLLRVTATEPRADTQLEALTLAVAADLPVLLWGEPGIGKTAALNQLADAVDLPLTTVIASVHEPSDFSGLPVVGDDPAVQGVPMAPPDWAVRLVRAGRGLLFLDELSTAPPAVQAALLRLVLERRIGALRLPAGVRIVAAANPRSSAADGWELSPPLANRFVHLQWTHDHDVVVRGLGGTWPRATLPRLAPERLPEAVAFARRAVCEFLVARPGLVHRLPQGENRRGGAWPSPRSWEATLRLIAFATAAGSSRDVLSLLVRGAVGDGPGLELLASLARMELPDPESLLADPAHAALPERGDLRQAALDAVVAAVRTRPERARWDAAWALLVRAMQTGAPDVVVVPATTLASLRREDWEVPAAVERLAGVVSLSRRADEAARRAARTVGSRR; translated from the coding sequence GTGGGACGCGCGCAGGGCCGCCGAGCTGCGCGACCGGTCGGGAGCGACTCCCTCTTGGACCTGCTGCGCGTCACGGCCACCGAGCCGCGCGCCGACACCCAACTGGAGGCGCTCACCCTGGCCGTGGCCGCCGACCTTCCGGTCCTGCTCTGGGGTGAGCCCGGCATCGGCAAGACGGCGGCACTGAACCAGCTGGCCGACGCCGTGGACCTGCCGCTCACCACCGTCATCGCGAGCGTGCACGAGCCGTCCGACTTCTCGGGACTGCCCGTCGTAGGAGACGATCCCGCCGTGCAGGGAGTCCCGATGGCTCCGCCGGACTGGGCGGTGCGGCTCGTGCGCGCCGGGCGGGGGCTGCTGTTCCTGGACGAGCTGTCCACCGCTCCCCCGGCCGTACAGGCGGCGCTGCTGCGGCTCGTGCTGGAACGGCGGATCGGCGCTCTGCGGCTGCCGGCCGGGGTACGGATCGTGGCCGCGGCCAACCCGCGCTCCTCGGCGGCCGACGGCTGGGAGCTGAGCCCGCCGCTGGCCAACCGGTTCGTGCATCTGCAGTGGACCCACGATCACGACGTCGTCGTACGCGGCCTCGGCGGGACCTGGCCGCGGGCGACGCTGCCCCGGCTCGCCCCGGAGCGGCTGCCGGAGGCGGTGGCGTTCGCCCGACGCGCGGTGTGCGAGTTCCTCGTAGCCCGCCCCGGGCTGGTGCACCGGCTCCCCCAGGGAGAGAACCGGCGGGGCGGGGCGTGGCCGTCGCCCCGCAGCTGGGAGGCGACCCTGCGGCTGATCGCCTTCGCGACCGCCGCCGGATCCTCGCGGGACGTGCTGTCGTTGCTGGTCCGGGGCGCTGTCGGGGACGGTCCCGGACTGGAGCTGCTGGCGAGCCTGGCCCGGATGGAACTGCCCGATCCCGAGTCGCTGCTGGCCGACCCGGCGCACGCCGCGCTGCCCGAGCGCGGGGATCTGCGGCAGGCCGCGCTGGACGCGGTGGTGGCCGCCGTCCGCACCCGGCCGGAGCGGGCCCGCTGGGACGCGGCCTGGGCGTTGCTGGTGCGGGCGATGCAGACCGGCGCACCGGACGTCGTGGTCGTCCCGGCGACCACTCTGGCCTCCCTGCGCCGGGAGGACTGGGAGGTGCCGGCGGCCGTCGAGCGGCTGGCCGGGGTGGTGTCCCTGTCCCGGCGGGCCGACGAGGCCGCCCGCCGGGCCGCGCGGACCGTCGGGTCCCGGCGATGA
- a CDS encoding vWA domain-containing protein encodes MTSDSPGALDLGKLFAARLHAARVRPYLATALFALRPVESREVPTMGVDRYWRCYVSPAFVDRTPVEELAAVWVHEVAHLLRDHHGRGDRVARERGLSGPAERLRINIAADCEINDDVYGDGLRCPEDAATPHRLGLLPDWLMEDYLRHFRLGPWVERLAWLDCGSGADGLERPWELGPDGAHGLSEQERDAVRFRVAEGIKGAPGDAPQGWRRWAEEVFHPPQPWRQLLGSALRSAASAPGVGDDYSYGRPSRRSAGLPKVVLPSLRHTPPRVCVVVDTSGSVSDAELGSALLEVTAICRTLGGRRDLVSVLSCDAAAQTVQPLCRTEGIDLVGGGGTDLRTGFARALRTRPDVVVVLTDGQTPWPEARPACRTVVGLFARTGSAYDENDAAYSPDTPPAWARVVTIGSASR; translated from the coding sequence ATGACGTCGGACTCGCCCGGGGCGCTGGACCTCGGCAAGCTGTTCGCCGCGCGGCTGCACGCGGCCCGTGTGCGGCCGTATCTGGCCACGGCGCTGTTCGCGCTGCGGCCGGTGGAGTCGCGTGAGGTGCCGACGATGGGCGTCGACCGGTACTGGCGGTGCTACGTCTCCCCCGCGTTCGTGGACCGCACACCGGTGGAGGAACTGGCCGCGGTGTGGGTGCACGAGGTGGCACATCTGCTGCGCGACCATCACGGGCGCGGCGACCGGGTCGCCCGCGAGCGCGGGCTGAGCGGTCCGGCGGAACGACTGCGGATCAACATCGCGGCGGACTGCGAGATCAACGACGACGTGTACGGCGACGGTCTGCGGTGCCCCGAGGATGCCGCCACACCGCACCGACTGGGGCTGCTTCCGGACTGGTTGATGGAGGACTATCTACGGCACTTCCGGCTCGGGCCGTGGGTGGAACGGCTGGCGTGGCTGGACTGCGGCAGCGGCGCCGATGGGCTGGAGCGGCCTTGGGAACTGGGGCCCGACGGCGCGCACGGGCTGAGCGAACAGGAGCGGGACGCGGTCCGGTTCCGGGTGGCCGAGGGCATCAAGGGCGCACCGGGCGACGCACCGCAGGGCTGGCGGCGCTGGGCCGAGGAGGTGTTCCATCCGCCGCAGCCGTGGCGCCAGTTGCTGGGCTCGGCGCTCCGCTCGGCCGCCTCCGCGCCGGGCGTGGGCGACGACTACAGCTACGGCCGCCCGTCGCGCCGCTCGGCCGGACTGCCCAAGGTGGTGCTGCCGAGTCTGCGGCACACTCCGCCGCGGGTCTGTGTGGTCGTCGACACCTCGGGCTCGGTCAGCGACGCCGAACTGGGCAGCGCCCTGCTGGAGGTGACCGCCATCTGCCGGACCCTGGGCGGGCGGCGGGACCTGGTCTCCGTGCTGTCCTGCGACGCCGCGGCGCAGACCGTGCAGCCGCTGTGCCGGACGGAGGGCATCGACCTGGTGGGCGGCGGCGGCACGGATCTGCGCACCGGGTTCGCCCGGGCCCTGCGCACGCGGCCCGACGTGGTGGTGGTCCTGACCGACGGGCAGACCCCCTGGCCCGAGGCACGGCCGGCCTGCCGGACGGTGGTGGGACTGTTCGCACGCACCGGCAGCGCGTACGACGAGAACGATGCCGCCTACTCGCCGGACACACCGCCGGCCTGGGCACGGGTGGTGACGATCGGCTCGGCATCGAGGTGA
- a CDS encoding ABC-2 transporter permease, translating to MKSPALRHVLTHLITPLLMCIGMGLAYMGAFVTPEPHHLPVAVVGTTPQAKVFAQTVKDTAGDKLDVRTVATRADAVHLLKSRDVTGAYVPSAKAPELLVASAASDMGATAVEKVFMPVAAEQGVVLKVTDVAAPVADDPTGQGLFFLLIAVSIGSYASVAALGAAGAALAMRVRALLAVGVAVVVGGIGTLLAGPVFHLAHHDLASLWAMASLYSAGILLIGVGLHTFLKRWTTLTMMVLFVMLNFTSSGGLFRPELQNGFFGTLHAFWNGAGFVEGLRSLLYFGDDGLARNVWTLVVWLLVGLAVTGIAALYERPRHARHAAGHDGTTAQPQPASASVAPHTAPARPEAQATAETEEEVEEEVEETVGV from the coding sequence ATGAAGTCCCCGGCGCTGCGCCATGTGCTCACGCACCTGATCACCCCGCTGTTGATGTGCATAGGCATGGGGCTCGCCTACATGGGGGCCTTCGTCACCCCTGAGCCGCACCATCTGCCGGTCGCCGTCGTCGGCACCACCCCGCAGGCGAAGGTGTTCGCCCAGACGGTCAAGGACACGGCGGGGGACAAGCTCGACGTCCGTACGGTCGCCACCCGCGCCGACGCCGTCCACCTGCTGAAGTCGCGTGATGTGACCGGCGCCTATGTGCCGAGCGCCAAGGCGCCCGAGCTGCTGGTGGCCAGCGCCGCCTCGGACATGGGTGCGACGGCCGTCGAGAAGGTCTTCATGCCGGTCGCCGCCGAGCAGGGCGTTGTGCTGAAGGTCACCGACGTCGCCGCGCCGGTCGCCGACGATCCCACCGGCCAGGGCCTGTTCTTCCTGCTGATCGCGGTGAGCATCGGCTCCTACGCCTCGGTCGCCGCCCTCGGCGCGGCGGGCGCCGCGCTCGCGATGCGAGTACGGGCGCTGCTCGCGGTCGGTGTCGCCGTCGTGGTCGGCGGTATCGGGACGCTGCTCGCCGGGCCGGTGTTCCACCTCGCGCACCACGACCTGGCGAGCCTGTGGGCGATGGCGTCCTTGTACTCCGCGGGCATCCTTCTCATCGGCGTCGGCCTGCACACCTTCCTGAAGCGGTGGACCACGCTGACCATGATGGTGCTGTTCGTGATGCTCAACTTCACCAGTTCCGGCGGTCTGTTCCGCCCCGAGCTGCAGAACGGCTTCTTCGGCACCCTGCACGCCTTCTGGAACGGCGCCGGCTTCGTCGAGGGCCTGCGCAGCCTGCTGTACTTCGGCGACGACGGCCTTGCCCGCAATGTGTGGACCCTCGTGGTCTGGCTGCTGGTGGGTCTCGCGGTGACCGGGATCGCGGCCCTGTACGAGCGGCCCCGGCACGCCCGGCACGCGGCCGGCCACGACGGGACCACCGCGCAGCCGCAGCCGGCCTCCGCGTCCGTAGCGCCGCACACGGCGCCGGCCCGGCCCGAGGCGCAGGCCACTGCCGAGACCGAGGAAGAGGTCGAGGAAGAGGTCGAGGAGACGGTCGGCGTCTGA
- a CDS encoding MarR family winged helix-turn-helix transcriptional regulator: protein MTIFARRARASAGRMHPELSLVSYTLLSHLEEQGGCRATDLAAHYALDKSTVSRQVAALERAGLIERRQDPEDHRVQVLHLTEAGQEILAQVTRSRRAAFRERLADWPQEDLVRFAAYLERYNAGPGHAASG, encoded by the coding sequence ATGACGATCTTCGCCCGCCGGGCCCGCGCCTCGGCAGGCCGTATGCACCCCGAGCTGTCGCTGGTGTCGTACACCCTGCTCAGCCATCTCGAGGAGCAGGGCGGCTGCCGGGCGACGGACCTGGCGGCGCACTACGCCCTGGACAAGTCCACCGTGAGCCGTCAGGTGGCGGCGCTGGAGCGGGCCGGGCTGATCGAGCGTCGCCAGGACCCGGAGGACCACCGGGTCCAGGTGCTGCATCTGACGGAGGCGGGCCAGGAGATCCTCGCCCAGGTCACCCGCAGCCGCCGCGCCGCCTTCCGCGAGCGGCTCGCCGACTGGCCTCAGGAGGATCTGGTCCGCTTCGCGGCCTATCTGGAGCGGTACAACGCGGGGCCCGGCCATGCGGCGTCCGGCTGA
- a CDS encoding GNAT family N-acetyltransferase: MSVIAGAGGDEATTAAAPHVLDNPALAALTGPHARFAERRGRVLRYPLDVSPWLALPDEPDARDWADLAALAGPGAEVPLPGFRGEVPEGWEITFRIDGVQLVDDGLDAAPDAEAVRLGPADVPEMLDLVTRTRPGPFLPRTIELGTYLGVRRGGALIAMAGERLHPPGWTEISAVCTDPAFRGEGLATRLIRAVAHGIRERGETPFLHTGAQNTTAIRLYESLGFRLRRRTAFAAARAPQQPAHDRSAAAVA; encoded by the coding sequence GTGAGCGTCATAGCCGGCGCGGGCGGCGACGAGGCAACCACCGCCGCCGCCCCGCACGTCCTCGACAACCCCGCCCTGGCAGCGCTGACGGGCCCGCACGCCCGTTTCGCCGAGCGGCGCGGCCGGGTGCTGCGCTACCCGCTCGACGTCTCCCCGTGGCTCGCGCTGCCCGACGAGCCGGACGCGCGGGACTGGGCGGACCTGGCCGCGCTGGCGGGTCCCGGGGCCGAGGTCCCGCTGCCGGGCTTTCGCGGCGAGGTGCCCGAGGGCTGGGAGATCACCTTCCGGATCGACGGTGTGCAACTCGTGGACGACGGTCTCGATGCCGCACCGGACGCGGAGGCGGTCCGCCTCGGCCCGGCGGACGTGCCCGAGATGCTCGACCTCGTGACGCGCACCCGGCCCGGACCGTTCCTGCCGCGCACCATCGAACTCGGCACCTACCTCGGCGTCCGCCGTGGTGGTGCGCTGATCGCCATGGCGGGCGAGCGGCTGCATCCGCCGGGCTGGACCGAGATCAGCGCGGTCTGCACCGATCCGGCCTTCCGTGGCGAGGGTCTCGCCACCCGCCTGATCCGCGCGGTCGCGCACGGCATCCGGGAGCGCGGCGAGACGCCGTTCCTGCACACCGGCGCCCAGAACACGACCGCGATCCGGCTGTACGAGTCCCTGGGCTTCCGGCTGCGCCGCCGCACCGCCTTCGCCGCGGCCCGCGCCCCGCAGCAGCCTGCGCACGACCGCAGCGCGGCAGCGGTGGCGTAG
- a CDS encoding NADP-dependent oxidoreductase, with amino-acid sequence MPKAYVYTRHGGPEAEALTELDRPSPGPGEILIAVRAAGVNPVDWKLRQGFLRPGERERAFPMVFGSEAAGVVAEVGPDVTGFAVGDEVFGSAPAGGYAEYALLTAGASAHKPAALSFRDAATLPVAAATAYDGVRQLALPGGSTLLVTGAGGGVGSATVQIARSFGLRVVGVASEGKKDFVESLGAVHVSSGPGLVERARAAAPEGIDGVYDLVGGPVLAEAAELLKDRSKLVTAGSPLDAVAALGGARVERVRTTAVMAAVADLVVRGALKPFVTRAFPLEQADQALRAVEDGHTLGKIVIEVAE; translated from the coding sequence ATGCCCAAGGCGTATGTCTACACGCGGCACGGCGGACCGGAGGCCGAGGCGCTGACCGAGCTGGACCGTCCGAGTCCCGGCCCCGGCGAGATCCTGATCGCGGTCCGTGCGGCCGGAGTCAATCCCGTCGACTGGAAGCTGCGCCAGGGATTCCTCCGCCCCGGCGAGCGGGAGCGCGCCTTCCCCATGGTCTTCGGCAGCGAGGCCGCGGGCGTCGTGGCGGAGGTCGGCCCGGACGTCACCGGCTTCGCCGTCGGGGACGAAGTGTTCGGCAGCGCACCGGCCGGTGGGTACGCCGAGTACGCCCTGCTCACCGCCGGTGCGAGTGCTCACAAGCCCGCCGCGCTCTCCTTCCGTGACGCAGCCACCCTCCCCGTCGCCGCGGCCACTGCCTACGACGGCGTCCGCCAGCTCGCGCTGCCCGGGGGCTCGACCCTGCTCGTGACGGGCGCGGGCGGCGGGGTGGGCAGTGCGACCGTGCAGATCGCCCGGTCCTTCGGCCTGCGCGTGGTGGGCGTGGCGAGCGAGGGCAAGAAGGACTTCGTGGAGTCGCTCGGCGCCGTCCACGTCTCCTCGGGCCCCGGCCTCGTCGAGCGGGCGCGCGCCGCCGCGCCCGAGGGGATCGACGGGGTGTACGACCTGGTGGGCGGCCCGGTGCTCGCCGAGGCCGCCGAGCTGCTCAAGGACCGCAGCAAGCTGGTGACGGCCGGCTCCCCGCTCGACGCCGTCGCCGCGCTGGGCGGCGCCCGTGTCGAGCGGGTCCGCACGACCGCCGTCATGGCGGCGGTCGCCGACCTCGTCGTACGCGGCGCGCTCAAGCCGTTCGTCACCCGCGCCTTCCCGCTGGAACAGGCCGACCAGGCGCTGCGGGCCGTCGAGGACGGCCACACCCTCGGCAAGATCGTGATCGAGGTGGCCGAGTGA
- a CDS encoding sulfite oxidase-like oxidoreductase, which produces MNVTRGFTGRPRVHNPGLPPGQYDAGDDWPVLSAEVTPDLAPADWSFRVDGLVERPHTWDWDAAHTLPASAYDGDIHCVTGWSKFGVRFGGVSLDAFLSVARPHVSATHVVAYSHSGYTTNLPLADVTDGRAWIVWEYGGKPLPSEHGGPARLIVPHLYFWKSAKWIAGLTLLDHDEPGFWERNGYHERGNPWEEQRYSGD; this is translated from the coding sequence ATGAACGTCACGCGAGGCTTCACGGGCCGCCCGCGCGTCCACAACCCGGGGCTGCCGCCCGGGCAGTACGACGCGGGCGACGACTGGCCCGTCCTGTCCGCCGAGGTCACCCCCGACCTGGCGCCGGCCGACTGGTCCTTCCGTGTCGACGGCCTGGTCGAGCGGCCGCACACCTGGGACTGGGACGCGGCGCACACTTTGCCGGCGTCGGCGTACGACGGCGACATCCACTGTGTGACCGGTTGGTCCAAGTTCGGCGTGCGGTTCGGCGGCGTCTCGCTGGACGCGTTCCTCAGTGTGGCGCGCCCCCATGTGTCCGCGACACATGTCGTCGCCTACTCCCACAGCGGCTACACCACGAACCTGCCGCTCGCCGATGTCACCGACGGGCGGGCCTGGATCGTCTGGGAGTACGGCGGAAAGCCCTTGCCGTCCGAGCACGGCGGCCCGGCGCGGCTGATCGTGCCCCACCTGTACTTCTGGAAGAGCGCCAAGTGGATCGCGGGCCTGACACTGCTCGACCACGACGAGCCGGGCTTCTGGGAGCGCAACGGCTACCACGAACGCGGCAACCCCTGGGAGGAGCAGCGGTACTCCGGTGACTGA
- a CDS encoding ferredoxin reductase yields the protein MPGRIAVSNRTAAEWQTATLTEIRRETPQAATFRLAVPQWAGHLPGQHLMLRLTAPDGYTAQRHYSIASAPDDSGNIELTLDHVPDGEVSGWFHTTARPGDTVEVRGPLSGFFAWPGDRPALLIGAGSGVVPLMSMVRHHRLRGLTVPLRLLVSARGPEELIYAAELGAETTPVFTRRAPQGVPVGRLAAAHVAPLLADQPAHGWEAYVCGSNAFAEHASRLLVAAGQPVERIRIERFG from the coding sequence GTGCCCGGACGGATCGCGGTCAGCAACCGAACGGCGGCCGAGTGGCAGACCGCCACGCTGACGGAGATCCGGCGCGAGACCCCGCAGGCGGCCACGTTCCGGCTGGCCGTGCCGCAGTGGGCGGGGCACCTGCCCGGTCAGCACCTGATGCTGCGGCTGACCGCGCCGGACGGCTACACGGCGCAGCGCCACTACTCCATCGCATCGGCGCCGGACGACTCCGGTAACATCGAGCTGACCCTGGACCATGTGCCGGACGGCGAGGTCTCCGGCTGGTTCCACACCACGGCCCGCCCGGGTGACACGGTCGAGGTGCGCGGGCCCCTCAGCGGCTTCTTCGCCTGGCCGGGCGACCGGCCCGCGCTGCTGATCGGCGCCGGTTCCGGGGTCGTACCGCTGATGTCGATGGTGCGGCACCACCGGCTGCGCGGGCTCACCGTGCCACTGCGCCTGCTGGTGTCGGCGCGCGGCCCCGAGGAGCTGATCTACGCCGCGGAGCTGGGCGCGGAGACGACGCCCGTGTTCACCCGCCGCGCCCCCCAGGGGGTGCCGGTGGGACGTCTGGCCGCCGCACATGTGGCGCCGCTCCTGGCCGACCAGCCTGCCCATGGGTGGGAAGCCTATGTGTGCGGATCCAACGCCTTCGCCGAGCACGCGTCCCGGCTGCTGGTCGCGGCGGGGCAGCCGGTGGAGCGGATCCGCATCGAACGCTTCGGCTGA
- a CDS encoding Rv1733c family protein — protein sequence MRSRVRGWRWQRNPLRRHSDVVEAWTVLVVAVLLFVVAPLVGVAAGLRAHDQASALAARARAARHEARAQVIGDPPRRVSAAEGVRQSPYRAQVRWTEPGKGTRTAWARVPAGTRIGDTVSVWFDGQGRAVAPPPNGTAVWQHAVTIGVCAAGGAAAVVLFGHAMERRIALRHRMAEWEREWAQTGPRWNQPRT from the coding sequence ATGCGTAGCCGGGTGCGTGGCTGGCGCTGGCAGCGCAATCCGCTGCGGCGCCACTCGGATGTCGTGGAGGCATGGACGGTACTGGTCGTGGCCGTCCTGCTGTTCGTGGTGGCGCCCCTGGTCGGCGTGGCCGCGGGTCTGCGCGCGCACGACCAGGCCAGTGCGCTCGCGGCAAGGGCCCGTGCCGCACGGCACGAGGCCCGCGCCCAGGTGATCGGCGACCCGCCCCGGCGGGTGTCCGCGGCGGAGGGCGTGCGCCAGAGCCCGTACCGTGCCCAGGTGCGCTGGACCGAGCCCGGCAAGGGCACCCGCACCGCCTGGGCCCGGGTGCCGGCGGGGACGCGGATCGGCGACACGGTTTCGGTGTGGTTCGACGGGCAGGGCCGTGCCGTCGCCCCGCCGCCCAACGGCACGGCGGTCTGGCAGCACGCGGTGACCATCGGTGTGTGCGCTGCGGGCGGTGCGGCGGCCGTCGTGCTCTTCGGCCACGCCATGGAGCGCCGGATCGCGCTGCGCCACCGGATGGCGGAGTGGGAACGGGAGTGGGCGCAGACCGGACCGAGGTGGAACCAGCCCCGGACCTGA
- a CDS encoding acetylxylan esterase: MVLFDLSLDELRAYRSDSAEPEDFDAFWDKTLEQARAHELDARFERVDTGLSTVEVYDVTFAGYGGHPVKGWLRLPAGATRPLPLIVEFIGYGGGRGLPHENLLWASTGRAHFVMDTRGQGSAWGGGGGTADPVGAAPAYPGFLTRGIDAPENYYYRRVFTDAVRAVEAARAHPLTDAARTVALGASQGGGITLAVGGLVPDLVAVAPDVPFLCDFPRATTLTDRHPYREIGLFLKTHRGRSADVRRTLSYFDGVHFAARGRAPALFSTALEDQTCPPSTVFAAFNAWAHEDKAIEVYDFNDHEGGGPFHEAAKVRWLRSHA, translated from the coding sequence ATGGTCCTGTTCGACCTTTCCCTCGACGAACTGCGTGCGTACCGCAGCGACTCCGCCGAGCCCGAGGACTTCGACGCCTTCTGGGACAAGACCCTGGAGCAGGCGCGCGCACACGAACTGGACGCCCGTTTCGAGCGCGTGGACACCGGGTTGTCGACGGTCGAGGTGTACGACGTGACGTTCGCGGGGTACGGCGGCCACCCGGTCAAGGGCTGGCTGCGGCTGCCGGCGGGCGCAACCCGGCCGCTGCCGCTGATCGTCGAGTTCATCGGCTACGGCGGCGGGCGCGGACTGCCGCACGAGAACCTGCTGTGGGCGTCGACGGGCCGTGCGCACTTCGTGATGGACACCCGTGGCCAGGGCAGCGCGTGGGGCGGCGGGGGCGGCACGGCGGACCCGGTGGGCGCGGCACCGGCGTACCCGGGTTTCCTGACACGGGGCATCGACGCGCCCGAGAACTACTACTACCGCCGGGTGTTCACGGATGCCGTGCGCGCGGTCGAGGCAGCCCGTGCGCACCCGCTGACCGACGCGGCGCGCACGGTGGCGCTCGGTGCGAGCCAGGGCGGTGGGATCACGCTGGCCGTCGGCGGCCTGGTCCCCGATCTGGTCGCGGTCGCGCCGGACGTGCCGTTCCTGTGCGACTTCCCGCGCGCGACAACGTTGACGGACCGTCACCCATACCGTGAGATCGGCCTGTTCCTCAAGACGCACCGCGGCCGCTCGGCCGACGTACGGCGCACACTGTCCTACTTCGACGGGGTGCACTTCGCGGCGCGGGGCCGCGCACCGGCCCTGTTCTCGACCGCGCTGGAGGACCAGACCTGCCCGCCCTCGACGGTGTTCGCGGCCTTCAACGCCTGGGCGCACGAGGACAAGGCGATCGAGGTGTACGACTTCAACGACCACGAGGGCGGCGGCCCCTTCCACGAGGCGGCGAAGGTACGCTGGCTGCGGTCGCACGCCTGA
- a CDS encoding GntR family transcriptional regulator: MARTTPYEPSPSHEPAQCDDRPLYGRIAALLLDELRAGTIPPGERLPGERHLATHYQVSRETVRQALEVLRRSGLVATDRRGSHATLPGRPLETPGAPVFPLGARSSDPCAVDRATVTWEAPPPEHAQALGLAPHRPTLVHRYRSATPDGRSLRTAVTSFSAVALSEVTELARYRDRADGATPAQLRRAYDWMRKAGLALHHRDAITQVGDAFSVRVTRRVHDQYARPLEITDLVVNEQDALVYEFTLPAAG; this comes from the coding sequence ATGGCCCGCACCACCCCGTACGAACCCTCACCGAGCCACGAACCCGCGCAGTGCGACGATCGGCCCCTGTACGGGCGGATCGCGGCACTGCTGCTCGACGAACTGCGCGCCGGCACCATCCCTCCGGGCGAACGGCTGCCCGGCGAGCGGCACTTGGCCACGCACTACCAGGTCAGCCGGGAGACCGTAAGGCAGGCGCTGGAGGTGCTGCGCCGCAGCGGCCTGGTCGCGACCGACCGGCGCGGCAGCCATGCCACGCTGCCCGGCCGGCCACTCGAGACGCCAGGGGCGCCGGTCTTCCCGCTGGGCGCCCGCTCGTCGGACCCGTGTGCGGTCGACCGGGCCACGGTGACCTGGGAGGCGCCGCCACCGGAGCATGCGCAGGCGCTGGGGCTGGCCCCGCACCGGCCGACGCTGGTGCACCGCTACCGGTCGGCCACGCCGGACGGCCGGTCGCTGCGCACGGCGGTGACCTCGTTCTCGGCGGTGGCGCTGTCGGAGGTCACGGAGCTGGCCCGCTACCGGGACCGGGCCGACGGTGCCACCCCCGCCCAGCTGCGCCGCGCCTACGACTGGATGCGCAAAGCCGGTCTGGCCCTGCACCACCGGGACGCGATCACACAGGTCGGCGACGCGTTCTCGGTACGGGTCACCCGGCGGGTGCACGACCAGTACGCCCGGCCACTGGAGATCACCGACCTGGTGGTGAACGAACAGGACGCCCTGGTCTACGAGTTCACGCTGCCCGCCGCGGGCTGA
- a CDS encoding class I SAM-dependent methyltransferase: MFGPEGPSLRELAAQALSSVERGYDLLAPKFDHTPFRTPDEVLESAAKALAPLGPFADGLDLCCGTGAGVQVLSGLCRQSVTGVDFSAGMLEVARRRVRSDVGPLTAWVRGDARALPFPAVFDLVVSFGAFGHFLPRELPGLFAQVHSVLRPGGRFAFPVLAPPRPTRPGFWMLLGFDAVMRVRNALWRPPFVMYYRTFRLGDVLGELGRAGFEAELRALPEFGRRDDGSPRAGLVVARALSPRRAA, translated from the coding sequence ATGTTCGGTCCCGAAGGCCCCAGCCTGCGTGAACTCGCCGCACAGGCGCTGTCGTCCGTCGAGCGCGGCTACGACCTGCTCGCCCCGAAGTTCGACCACACCCCCTTCCGCACACCCGACGAGGTGCTGGAGTCCGCCGCGAAGGCGCTCGCGCCACTCGGCCCGTTCGCGGACGGACTCGACCTGTGCTGCGGAACCGGCGCGGGTGTGCAAGTGCTGAGCGGGCTGTGCCGTCAAAGCGTCACCGGGGTCGACTTCAGTGCGGGCATGCTCGAGGTGGCCCGGCGCCGGGTGCGGTCCGACGTCGGGCCCCTGACCGCCTGGGTGCGCGGCGATGCCCGGGCCCTGCCCTTCCCGGCCGTCTTCGATCTCGTCGTCTCCTTCGGGGCGTTCGGTCACTTCCTGCCGCGCGAGCTGCCGGGGCTGTTCGCGCAGGTCCACTCGGTCCTGCGGCCCGGTGGCCGGTTCGCCTTCCCGGTGCTCGCCCCGCCCCGACCGACGCGGCCCGGCTTCTGGATGCTGCTCGGCTTCGACGCGGTGATGCGGGTGCGCAACGCCCTGTGGCGACCGCCGTTCGTCATGTACTACCGCACCTTCCGACTCGGCGATGTGCTGGGGGAGTTGGGGCGTGCCGGCTTCGAAGCCGAGCTGCGTGCCCTGCCGGAGTTCGGCCGACGCGATGACGGCAGCCCGCGGGCCGGGCTCGTGGTGGCTCGCGCGCTCAGCCCGCGGCGGGCAGCGTGA